CCCTGGCGTGGACCCAAGGCAGTGAATTACGCAAATTACTCCCAGATTAACCCGGTTTTTTCGCTGTGACCGCCCCCATCCAACACCTCCCTTACCAAATAGATGAAGCCGGCAACCGGCATCATTTCTACGAAAACCACTGGAAACAAGTGGGGCTGGATTTGCTCATGCGCCATTGCCCGCCCCGGGGGCAAACCCTGCTGGATTACGGTTGTGGACGAGGGGAGTTTCTCACCCTGGCGGGCGCAGCGGGCTATCAGGTGACCGGGGCGGATGTGGACCCGCAATGCGTGGCCCTGGCCGCCCAGAAAGGCCGGGCCGTGAGTTTGCAGGCGGGGGATCCCCTGCCCCAATTCGGTCCGCAATCTTTTGACATTGTCGCCTGCTTCCACGTCCTGGAGCATGTGGAAAATCCCCGGCAGGTGTTGACCGGTCTGGGCCGCATCGCCCGCCAATGTCTGATTCTGGCCGTGCCCAATCTGCGCAATCTGGTCTGGTTGTTTCATCGGCGTATCCGGCTGGATTATGTGAACGAAGGGCACCTGCAATCGTGGGATCACTACCACTTTCTCAACCTGGCCGAGCGCCATTGCGGGCTGGAGTTAATTGAGTGGGGCTTTGATGCCACCGCCCTACCCTTGTTCAGCCGGCTCACCGGCAAACTTTTTGGCGAAAAAACCCAAATTCGGCTTGAGACCGGCCTTTTCAAGCGCGCGTTTCCTTTTCACGGCATCTCGGTGCTGGGCCTTTTTCGGCCGCGCCGTTAAGACAAGGCCATGCGAAGGATATCCTTGGGGGCAAAGGGAAGACTGCGCAGCCCCTGGCGCAGGTAAAACCAGCCATTGCCGGCCAGCTCCGCCAGCGGCACCGCCAGCAACATCCCCCATAACCCCAAGGGCGCCGCCAAACATAAACTCAAGGTCATGGCGCCCACCCCGGTCAGCAGCGCCACACGGTTGAAAGGCATGACGTTGGCCGTGCAGGTAAGCGCGCCAAAGGCGCCATAAAAGGTTTGAAAACACAGACTCGCAAAATAAAAAGCCAGCATGGGCGCCGGCAGCAGGCGGGTCTGGGCGCCCTTGAATTCCAACAAGGCATTGCCCGCAACCAAAACCAGCGCCGCCAGCCCCACGAGCGTTGCCAGCATCAAGCCCAGCCGCCGGATGAAAAGCCGGGTCAACTCTTCCATGCGTCCCTGAGTGCGCATGATGGTGATTTCAGGCCATTTGACGTTGAGCCACAAATTGGCCAGTCCCACCAGGAAAAATCCCACCTGGGTGGAAAGGCCCAGGGAGGCAAATTCCGCTTCGGGTAAAATCTGACTGCCAATGAGGATATTGCCATTGGTCAACAAATAACTGCCGATGAAAGTCACGCCAAAGCGGCGGGCGTTGGGCCATAAACGTGGAAAAAGTGTGGGGTCCGGCATGACCGGCTCGGCCGGGGGCGGCACCGCTTCCAGAAAGGCCCGGCGCCACAACCGGCGGGCCAGAAAGGCGCGCACCGCCGAGGCCACCACTAATGCCATTAAACCCTGCCCGGCCAGCAGCAAACCCGCCGCCAAAACAAAATAAACCAAACTGCTCCATAGCATCGCCGCTTGATAGGCTCGCACCCGGTTGACCCCCTGACAGGCCATGCCCCAGTAAGAAGTGGCCAGATTATAGCCGGTGGCGACCAAAAACGTGAACCACGACGCCCAATTCCACCAAGGCCGAGCGGTCAGCGATATGTGAGAAGCCACCAGCAAGGTGCCCCCCAGGCCGATGACCGTCATCGCGCCCACGGCCAGGTAGAGATACAGCCGTGCCGCAGCCAGATGCACCTGGCGCAACCGTTTCAGATTAGGCTCGCCTTTCTCCGGCGGCGCGCGCAGTCCTTCGGTGTCAAAATCCTCGGCGCCCGCCCATAAAAAACTGTACACGCGCGTCAGCGCCTGGCCGAATCCGAAATCCGCCAGCACCACCAGCGTGCCCAGGGAAAGAAACAGCCACCAAATGCCCAGCTCCTTGGGCGGTAAAACCACCAGCACGAAAGGCAGCAGGAAAAATTGTGCGCCCGCACGCAGCGCCGTCCCTAGCACGCCATACAACATGGCGGAGCGCTGGATGCGCTGCCATCCCTGCCGCCAGGATGCTTGCAATCCTTTCATGAGGGGATTTGCAACAACTCCCGATAAATGGCAACATGCCCCGCCGCCACTGCCTGCGGTGTATGATATTGTGCGGCGCGCTGGCGAGCGGCCGCTGCCATCTGCTCACGCCAATCTGGCCGCTCCAACATTTCCTGGAGATGCCGGCGGATATCTGCAGGATCGCGCGGATCAAATAGAACTCCGGTGACCTCTGCTTCAATCACATCCGGAATGCCACCCACTCGCGCTGCTGCCACCGGGACTCCCGCCGCCATGGCTTCCAGAAGCGCCATGGGACAATTATCCTCCAAGCTGGGCAACACCACCAGTGTGGCCCTTGCCAGGCCCTCGAGCAATTGCCTGCGATGCCAAAAGCCTTCATGACGACACCACGGGTGTTGCGCCACCCGCGCCTTAAATTGCTGATAATACGGGTCCCGCGCATCCCCTCCGCCCGCAAACACCAGGGTCAGCCCATATTTTTCCGCCACGGGGGCCAGCGCTTCAATAAGCCGCAGGTGGTTTTTGAGGGCTACAATGTTGGCCGGACACACAAGCCAGGGCTTCTGGGACGGCTCCCTTTTCACCCTGAAGAATTCCGGGTCCACAGCGTTGGGCAACAGCCATGTCCGCCGGGCCAGCCCCTGGACTTCGCGCAAGGTATGGCGGGTCAGGCAAACCACCCCTCCCGCCCGGCGCACGGCCAGGGACTCCAGCCGCGCCCCAACCCAAAGATAAGTGAAGGGGAGCGCCCGATGCAGTCGCGCAATCGCCCGCATATTGCCATGGACGGTAACCAGATTCGGACGCCGGCTGAAAACAGCGCCCAGCGCGCAATAACGCTCCGTCCCCTGCCCATGCACCACATCCGGTTGCAACGCTTGAATTCGCTGCCGCAAGGCGCGCACGGCCGGGAGGTATAACCCGCTCAGCCCGGCAAACCGGCCGGCGGGCAGGAGGTGATAATGCACTCGCTCCCCCAGTTGGGCGGGGGCCGCCATGGGGCGGCGGGTGGTGGCCAGCACGTGCAGCTCAATCTCCGGCAGCTCCTGCAATCCCTGCAACAGAGCGGCCGGGGCCGGGCCAAATTCCGGCTCCGGCCTGTCGTACTGCCGGCGTTCATCCCGGTTGTCCGGGATAATCATGGCCACGCGCAACTTTCTCATGCCGGCGCCTTTGCCAGTACCTGCCGATATACCTCCCTGGTCTTCTCCGCCACCTGCCGCCATGTCGGCACTGGGAAATTATGCCCAGCAAAACGGTGGGCCTTCTCGTAAAACTCCCGCAGACGCCGCGCAATCGCCGCCGGGCTGTCCAGGGGGCAAAATTGAATGTGCCGCGCCGTGGGGTACCCCCCAGTCGCCCACGGCAGGCGGGACAAAAACAGCGGCAAACCTGCGGCTGAAGCTTCATAGACGGCGATGCAGCCCGTTTCAAATTCGCTCAACAACGCAAAACCCCGCGCCCGCCGCAACAGCCGCTGCTTTTCCGCCTCGCTGACAAAGCCCGCGTAACGCACCCAGCGATTATCCACCAGCGCGCAAAACTGTTGATAATAGGAATCAGTCTCCGCGTAAGGTTTGCCCAGAAAAAGCACGGGCACCTGGGCTGAACGAGCGGCTTCCGCCAACCACACCGTGCGCTTGCGCGGCGCGATGGTGGCCATGCTAATCAAGTAATCTTCCTCGGCATCCGGCTGGGCCAGCGCCGCCAGCACGTCCGCTTCCAAACCGTGACTGATGTAGTGACACCGCTGCGGATCCGCGTCGAACAAGTATTGGGCCACGGCGGGTTCAATGGGCGAACAAAAAATGAGGGCGTCCACTGTGCGAAATGACTCCCATGACAGGCGGGTGGTAAAAGCCGGCAGGAATCGCATCCCCAGCCGCACCAACAAGCGTTGCAGCCAAAGCTGGCGGCGCGGGCGGCTTGCCGTCATGTCCAGAAACTCCGTCATCACCACCTTGTAGCCCTTTTGATGGGCCAGTCGCACATTAACAGCCGGGGCGCGCCGCCCAATGTAATGAATGATGTCGCCGGTTTGTTGCTCATCCCACCAGCGTTCCGGCTCCACCTCCTCCCCCAAGGCCGCCAGCTCGCGCATCAGGCTCTCGATATGCGTTTGCGAGCCGCCATGCGCCAGATGAAACGGAATGTCATGAGAGAAAAGTATCTTCATGGGGGGTGAGCTTAAACCTGCCGGCCCTCCGCGTACTTGCGCGCATAACGCGCCGGCAGCCTTTGAAACACCCACTTCCGCACGGCATGCGGCACCACCACGGCCGCCACCTCCGCCGGCTCAAGGCGCCGCCGCCACCAGCGCCGCCGCGCCTCCCGCAAACTGGCTGGGGAAGGTTGCGGCGCGGTTTTTTCCGCCCAAAACAAACCTTCCACGCTGACGTCATGCAACTGGCAGCGCCAGTTATCCAGCGCGGAAAGATAGGGCACCAGGTATTTGCCCTTGCGCAATTTGGCATCATGCGCCAGCAACCGCGCCCCCACTGGCAGGTGGGGGTCCAAAAGAAAAAACTCATCCATCTGCTCCATCGGGCGGTTGCCGCCGTCCAGGAAAACGAGGTCAATTTCAAAGCCCGGGGCTTGCTCAGCCAGCCAGCGGGGAATGACCTGTTGCGAAAACCCCAGGAGGGGAGTGAAACGATGCATCAACTGGGGCGCCGCCTGCTGCAAATTGGCCTTCATCTGCGCAAATATTTCCGGGTCCGCCTCGATGCCCCATAAATGCCCGCTGCCCCGGGCCTCCAAAGCGCGCAACAAATGCAAGGTGCTGCCGCCCCCCAGCCAGGTGCCCACCTCCAACACCACCCGGGGGGGACGTGGCGCGGTCCGCACGGCATCCTCCAACAACTGCCGCTCAACCGCGTTTAATTGCCCCTCCAGCACGGGGCCTTGGACACCTGGATTACTCATGCGCGCAATGCCATGTGGCGGCATACTAATTTCCGTTGTCACTGCGTGACAAGGGATTATTGGCTCGCCCCTGCCAGATGGGGCTGCTCCATAATGCCAGAATGCCCCGCCTCCAGGGACTTCACATGGCAGGCATGTATGAATCCAAACTGACAATGCCCCAGCCCCATCCCTCCACCTGCTTGAGCTTGAGAAGGGCTTTGTTATTCGTCCGTCTTGTGGCATTTTGAGGGGATGGATGATTCATCTGACAAATTAAAGATATTGTTCCTGTGCACCGGTAATTCCTGTCGCAGCCAGATGGCTGAAGGCTGGACCCGTCATCTGAAGGGCCATCTCATTGAACCCTATTCCGCCGGCATCGAAAAACATGGTATGAACCCCCATGCCTTGAAAGTCATGGCAGAGGCGGGCGTGGACATGTCCCGCCAATACTCCAAAACCCTCCATGAACTGGGCGGAATTACCTTCGATTACGTCATCACGGTTTGCGGCCACGCCCACGAAAGCTGCCCGGTATTTCCCGGTAAAACCAGAGTGGTGCATGTGGGGTTTGAGGACCCCCCCGCCCTCACCCGCCATCTGCCGGATGGCGAGGAAAAGCTGGCCGTGTATCGGCGCGTACGCGATGAGATTCGGCGTTTTGTTGAATCCCTGCCCGACCGCCTGCAACCAGGGCGTTAATCCTGTGGAGTTTTCCAGTTGTCGGCATCGCGGGAGGCCGTTAGGTTTGCGTATGATGATTGGGCGCATGGTGCAACTTTGGATGCTGCTGGCCGCCGGGGCCGCAGTGGCGGCAGGGCCTTCCCTTCAAGAATTACGGGAAGTCCTCCGCAAGCACTTGGAGGGGGTTGATGAATCCATGATCGAAGAGGCGGCGGTGGAGGGCGTGCTGCGCCGCTTCAGCAATCAGGTCATGCTCGTCACACCCCCCGCCGCAAAACCGGCCAATACCTATGGGGTGGATACCAATGCTCCGCCAGCAGCCCAACCGCGGGTGTACGAGGACCAGTTTGGTTATTTGCGCATCCAGCGCCTCGAAGACAACACCGTGGAGGAAATCACCCGGCAGTTGACCGCCTTGTGCTCCTCGAATCAACTAAAAGGCCTGGTCCTGGATTTGCGTTTTGCCACGGGGCGCGATTTGGCCGCGGCCGGGCGCCTGGCCCAGTGGTTTGTGGGGCGAGGCCGCCCCTTGATGGCCTGGAAAGGTCAGAAAATTGTGGCCCCCCCCGAGGCTCCAAGTTTTCAAGGCCCCTTGGCGGTGCTGGTCAACGGCCAGACCAAAGGTGCCCCGGAGGTGCTCGCTGCCATCCTGCGTGAACAAGTCACAGCCGTGCTCATTGGCGGCCCCACCCGCGGCGACACCGCCGAATACCGAGAGGTCAATCTGTCCAATGGCCAAATCTTGCGGCTTGCCGTGGCCGCCGTGACCTTGGGCGAAAGTCAACCCCTGAAGCCCGGCGGTTTGCGTCCAGATATTCCGGTGGTGGTCAGCGAGCGCGAAGAACGGGCCTATCTGGATAACCCCTATCGCCCGGGCGAGGGCGGCGCGGAAACCGCCAGCCGGCCGCGGTTGAACGAGGCCGAGCTGGTGCGCATGAAACGCGAGGCCACCGAATCGGAAGGCGCGGTGCGCAGCCGTCTGCCGGCGCGGGTCGAGCCGCCCAACGTCGTGCGCGACCCGGCGCTGGCTCGCGGTCTGGACTTGCTCAAAGGTTTAAGTGTGCTCAAACTAGGCCGCGGCTCCTGAGGCCGGAACGCCCGGGCGCCCCAAGGCGGGATTTTCCGTTGACGCCAACGCCTGTCTTGACCAAGTTGACCGCTGGTTGACGGCATGAAGACCGTATTATTTGTCTGCACCGGAAATATTTGCCGCAGTCCAATGGCTGAGGGATTGTTGCGCTATCTGACCCGCGAGCGGGGAGGTTACCGCGCAATGTCCTGCGGGCTGGGCACCCTGGAGGGCCAGCCCCCCAGCGCCCATGCTGTCCGGGCCATGGCGGACCTCGGCATTGATATTTCCCATCAGCGCAGCCAGCCCATCAGCGCCGCGCTGGTGGACCAGGCCGACGTTATTGTGGGCATGACCCGCAGTCATGTGGAGCAGGTCCTGCTGCTCTACCCCCAAGCGGCCGAAAAAACCTTTCTGTTGCGCGAATTTGACGACTCCTTGCCCAATCACCAAAAAGACATCGCCGACCCCATTGGCATGCCCTACGAAGTGTATGTCGAATGCCGCCGGCAAATCGAACAAGGAATCCGAGCCATGTTGAACTTTTTTGAATCCACTCAGAACCAGCGCGAAACCTCTTCCCAATTACGCGCCGCCCTCGGGGCGGACCATGGCGGTTTCGCCCTCAAAGAAGCCCTTAAACCCGTGCTGGAGGCCAAAGGGTTTGCCATCGAAGACCACGGCGCCAATTCCACTGAATCCTGCGATTACCCCGACTACGCCCAGGCGGTGGCCGAAGACGTGGTGGCCGGCAAGGCAGCCTTTGGACTTTTAATCTGCACCACCGGCATCGGCATGAGCATGGCCGCCAACAAGGTCCCCGGGGCGCGCGCGGCGCTGGTCACCACGCCGGAACTGGCCCGGCTGGCCCGCACCCACAACGACGCCAATATCCTGTGTCTGGGCGCCAAAGTGACCCCCCCGGAAACCGCCAAGGCAATTCTGGAAGCCTTTTTGGAGGCGGGTTTTGAAGGCGGACGCCATCAACGCCGCGTGCTCAAGATGGAAAAAGGCGTCAGCCTGCCCAGCCTCTGGCTCCGCCACACCGACCCGGCCATTGCCGATGCCATTGCCCGCGAGCGCCAGCGGCAGCAGGAAAATATTGAGCTAATCGCCAGCGAAAACTTTACCAGCCTGGCCGTCATGGAGGCCCAAGGCTCGGTGCTGACCAATAAATACGCCGAGGGTTACCCCGGCAAACGCTGGTATGGCGGCTGTGAAAATGTGGATGTGGCCGAGCAACTGGCCATTGACCGGGCCAAAGCCCTGTTTGGCGCCGAGCACGCCAACGTGCAGCCCCATTCCGGCAGCTCGGCCAACATGGCGGTCTATTTCGCCATGCTCAAACCTGGGGATAAAATGCTCACCATGGACTTGAGCCACGGCGGACATTTGACCCACGGCAACAAAGCCAATTTCTCCGGCAAGTTCTTTGAAATCATTCATTATGGTGTGCGCCGCGAGGACGAGCGCATTGATTACGATCAACTGGCCGACATGGCCCGCCAGCACCGCCCGCGCATGATCACCGTCGGCGCCAGCGCCTACCCGCGCATCATTGATTTCGCCAAAATGGGGGAAATCGCCCGGGAAGTGGGCGCGTTGCTGCTGGCCGACATTGCCCACATCGCCGGCCTGGTGGCCGCCGGGCTGCATCCCAGCCCGGTGGGGCACGCTGATTTCGTGACCACCACCACCCACAAAACCCTGCGCGGCCCGCGGGGCGGACTCATCCTCTGCAAAGCCCAGTACGCCAAGGAAATTGACTCCATCACCTTCCCCGGCATCCAGGGCGGGCCGTTGATGCACGTCATCGCCGCCAAAGCCGTGTGCTTCCAGGAAGCCATGCAGCCAGAATTCAAGACTTACCAGCAAAACATTCTCAAGAACGCGCAAGCCCTGGCCCAAGGCCTGGCCCGCAATAACTTCCGGCTGGTGAGTGGCGGAACCGACAACCATCTCATGCTGGTGGACGTTGGGGCCCGTGGCTTGACCGGCAAAGATTGCCAGATTGCGCTGGACGAAGCCGGCATCACGGTGAACAAAAATACCATTCCCTTTGAAACCCGCTCGCCCTTCCAGGCCAGCGGCATCCGGCTCGGCACGCCTGCTGTCACCACCCGTGGCATGGGCGAGCAAGAAATGGCCGCCATTGCGGACATGATTGCCGAGGTGTTGTTCGACTTGAAGAATCCCGCCACCGCGCATCAAGTGCGGGAGCGCGTGCGGGAGCTGACCGCAAAATTCCCCTTGCCCTATTAGCATTTGCTGTTAAGTTACCTAGGTCACCAGCCCGCACCGGGTTGGGAGCTGTTTTAACCCGCGTTAGGACGATGCATTCCAACGATGGCGCGCCGGTTCGCCGGCAGTTGCCGCCGTTTTGACCTGCCGCGTTAGATTTTTAACAACATTTACTAACGAGAGATTATGCCAAGAACCGCCAAAACGAAGACGGCCAAAAAGAAGGCCGCCCGCAATTTAACCGAAGAGGCCGCCGCCGCGCAGGATGCGCCCGCCGCCGCGGCCGCTGCCGAAGCCACGGCGGCCAAACCGCCTGCCCCGCCCGCAGCCGAAGCCGAAAAGGAAGGGCCGGTGCGCGAAGCCTCGGACCTGCGGCCGCCCCAACATGCCATCGAAACCACCGAAGGCATGAATGAGGCGCCAGCCCCGCCTGCCGACCGTACCGCCCCCGGCTCCATCAACATCGCCAAGCTGCAGGCCATGAGCATGCCGGAGCTGACGAAAATGGCCAAAGAATGGGGTGTCGAAAACTTCGGCACCATGCGCAAGCACGAGATTATTTTCCAGCTCCTCCAAAAGAATGCCGAGCGCAGCGGCGTGATGTTCTCCGAGGGCGTGCTCGAGGTGTTGCCGGAGGGTTTCGGCTTCCTGCGCTCGCAAAGCTTCAACTACCTCCCCTGCCCCGAGGACATCTACGTCTCCCCCTCGCAAATCCGCCGCTTTGACCTCCAGACCGGCAACGTGGTGGCAGGACAAATCCGCCCGCCCAAGGAAAAGGAAAAATTCTTCGCTCTCCTCAAGGTGGAGGCCGTGGATGGCGAAGACCCCGAAAAGGCGAAGGACAAAACGCATTTCGACAACCTCACCCCGCTGTTTCCCAACAAACGCTTCATTCTGGAAACTGAGCCGGATGAGCTGTCCACCCGCGTGCTGGACCTCATCTGCCCCATTGGCAAGGGCACCCGCGGCCTCATCGTGGCCCCGCCCCGCACGGGCAAAACCGTGCTCATGCAAAAACTGGCCAATGCCATCCTCCGCAACAACCCGGAGGTTTATCTCATCATCCTCCTTATTGACGAGCGCCCGGAGGAAGTGACCGACATGGAGCGCACCTGCAAAGGCGCCGAGGTGATTAGTTCCACCTTCGACGAGCCGCCCGAACGCCACGTGGCCGTGGCCGAAATGGTCATTGAAAAGGCCCGCCGCATGGTGGAACACAAGCGCGATGTCGTCATTCTGCTCGATTCCATCACCCGCCTGGCCCGCGCCTACAACACCGTGCAGCCGCACTCGGGCAAGATTCTCTCCGGCGGTGTGGATGCCAACGCCCTGCACAAACCCAAGCGCTTCTTCGGCGCGGCGCGCAACATCGAAGAAGGCGGCTCGCTCACCATCATGGCCACGGCGTTGATTGACACCGGCTCCCGCATGGATGAAGTCATCTTTGAGGAGTTCAAAGGCACCGGCAACATGGAAGTGCATCTGGACCGCCATCTGGTGGACCGCCGCATCTTCCCCAGCATCAACATCGAGCTCTCCGGCACCCGGAAGGAGGAGCTGCTCTATCACCCGGATGAATACCAGAAAATTGTCCTTCTCCGCCGCGCGCTGACGGGCGTGCCGCCGGTGGAAGCGATGGAGCTGCTGCTCAACAAGCTCAAGAAGACCCCCAACAACATCATGTTCCTCCTGAGCCTGTCGGTTTAATCCGGACATTTCACCTTCGCCAAAGGAAAACACAAATACCCCGCTCCACCAGGAACGGGGTATTTTTTTGCCCGGGAAAAGAGAGAAACCGCCACCGGCCTTTTTACAATTGCAGGCGCGGGTCCTTGTCCAGCATCTCGCTCAAGTTGGTCCAGGAAGTTTCGTTCATCGTATTGAAAGCGTGCAGATACACAATCACCGCCTCCCGCGGATGCTTTTCCAGCAGGAAATCCACCGCCGCCTTCAATTTTTCGTCCTCCACCTTTTCCGGCAGGTCATCCACCACGCCCTCCTTGTGGGGAATGCCCAGGTGATCCAGAAAATCCGCCAGCATGGCGGTTTGCTTTTTCAGCAGCCAGGTCCGAATTAAATTGCTTGCCGCCGGTTCCATGTGGGGCTTGGTCAACATTTCCAGCATCAGCTTGTGCCGTTGCACCCGCGGTTGCCGCTCCAAAAACACGGGCCGCACCCGCCGGGCTTCCGCAACCGCAGCCATGGTGGCGCGATACACCGGTTTGTCCGCCGCGTAGGCATGCTCAATAATGTCATTGGCCACTTCCGGCGGAATGAACGCTAACAACTCGTTGGACGTCATCATAAACGTTTAACGTGCCGCGCAGTCTAAACGGGAAAACCACCGGCTGGCAAGTATGGCGTGCGCTCCAGGCTGGCCGCGCGTTTGACAAGGCCCGCCCGGGCCGTACATTCACCGGCATGGCGAGCAAGTCCGGGCCGTCCTGCATCCGCCTCCGCGGCGTGCGGCACAACAATCTCAAAAATTTCGATCTCGACCTGCCCCTCGGCCGGTTGGTGGTCATCACCGGCCTCAGTGGCTCCGGGAAAAGCTCCCTGGCGTTTGACACCTTGTTTGCGGAAGGCCAGCGCCGGTACATCGAAACTTTTTCCCCCTACGCCCGGCAGTTCTTTGACCGCATGGACAAGCCCGCGGTGGACAGCATCGAGGGCATTCCCCCCGCCATTGCCATTGAGCAACGCAACACCGTTCGCTCCACCCGCTCCACCGTCGGCACGATGACCGAGCTGTGTGAACTCCTGAAACAGCTCTGGCCTCACCTGGCCCAGCTCCATTGCTCCGGCTGCGGCCAGCCCGTCCGCCGTGAGCCCCCCGAAATCGTTTGGGAAATCATCTCCGCCCATTGGCCGGACCAGGAGGTGCTGGTGACTTTTGATTTGCCGCTCACGGCCAAACTCAGCCTGAAAGAATGTCTGCATCTCATCCAGCGTCAGGGTTACCGCCGCCTGCTCATTGAAGGACAGATTGTTGAAATTGACCAGGCTTCCCCCGGCTGGCAATCCTCCCACCCCGCCTCCGTCACCGTCATTCAGGACCGCCTGCGCCTCTCCCCCGCGCACCGTTCCCGCGCGGTGGAGGCCTGCGAGCAGGCCTATCATTTCGGCCACGGGCGTTTGCGCGTCTGGCCCCTGCGCGAGGGCCGGCCGGCGCCCGGCGAAGCGCGTTCATTCAGCCTGCATTGGCACTGCGCGCCATGCAACCTGGCTTATCCCCCGCCCGTGCCTTCGCTCTTCTCCTTCAATCATCCTGCGGGCGCCTGCCCGGCCTGCAAGGGCTTTGGGCGCATCATCACCGTGGATTACCGACGCGCCCTTCCCGACCCCTCCAAAACGCTCAAGGAAGGGGCCATCAAGCCATGGCAAAGCGGCATGAGCCGCGAATGTCAGGACGATTTGATGACCTTCTGCAAAAAGCGCGGCGTGCCCGTCAACGTGCCTTTCCGGGATTTGCCGCCCGACATTCAAAAATGGGTGATTGAAGGTGACCCCGATTATGGCAAGGATGCCGCCCACCAATGGCCCCATTGCTGGTACGGGCTGCGCGGTTATTTCCGCTGGCTGGAATCGAAAACCTATAAAATGCATGTGCGCGTGCTGCTGTCACGGTACCGGACCTACACCCTTTGCCCTTCCTGCAACGGCACGCGCTTGAAACCAGAAGCCTTGAATTACCGGCTGCCGCCCCCCTGCCCTCCGCTGACCCTCCCGGCATTTCACCGGCTGACTCTGCAGGAAGCCCTGCAAGTGGCCATGCAACTGCGGCAGGCTCATTCCTGGGAAAGCCATCATCCG
This is a stretch of genomic DNA from Fontisphaera persica. It encodes these proteins:
- the rho gene encoding transcription termination factor Rho; this translates as MPRTAKTKTAKKKAARNLTEEAAAAQDAPAAAAAAEATAAKPPAPPAAEAEKEGPVREASDLRPPQHAIETTEGMNEAPAPPADRTAPGSINIAKLQAMSMPELTKMAKEWGVENFGTMRKHEIIFQLLQKNAERSGVMFSEGVLEVLPEGFGFLRSQSFNYLPCPEDIYVSPSQIRRFDLQTGNVVAGQIRPPKEKEKFFALLKVEAVDGEDPEKAKDKTHFDNLTPLFPNKRFILETEPDELSTRVLDLICPIGKGTRGLIVAPPRTGKTVLMQKLANAILRNNPEVYLIILLIDERPEEVTDMERTCKGAEVISSTFDEPPERHVAVAEMVIEKARRMVEHKRDVVILLDSITRLARAYNTVQPHSGKILSGGVDANALHKPKRFFGAARNIEEGGSLTIMATALIDTGSRMDEVIFEEFKGTGNMEVHLDRHLVDRRIFPSINIELSGTRKEELLYHPDEYQKIVLLRRALTGVPPVEAMELLLNKLKKTPNNIMFLLSLSV